A genomic region of Friedmanniella luteola contains the following coding sequences:
- a CDS encoding DsbA family protein — MDADLNFYFDPVCPFAWMTSKWVRLVAAQRDYAVDWRFISLRIVNEGVDYAAQFPPEYEAGHTAGLRLLRVAARVRAEHGRDAVGDFYAALGERVFETEAQGDWAAGENRDTPEFLAPALAAAGLPATLVAALDDADQDALIRAETEEALALTGRDVGTPILHVEPPQGTAFFGPVISRLPSPEDAVALWDHVVGLARFPGFTELKRSLRERPQLPAFGVVAGAVGQQEDWHGGSRRQHG, encoded by the coding sequence GTGGACGCCGACCTGAACTTCTACTTCGACCCCGTCTGCCCGTTCGCCTGGATGACCTCGAAGTGGGTGCGGCTGGTCGCGGCCCAGCGCGACTACGCCGTGGACTGGCGGTTCATCTCGCTGCGGATCGTGAACGAGGGCGTGGACTACGCCGCCCAGTTCCCGCCGGAGTACGAGGCGGGGCACACCGCCGGCCTCCGGCTGCTGCGGGTGGCGGCGCGGGTGCGCGCCGAGCACGGTCGGGACGCCGTGGGCGACTTCTACGCCGCGCTCGGCGAGCGGGTGTTCGAGACCGAGGCGCAGGGGGACTGGGCCGCGGGGGAGAACCGGGACACCCCGGAGTTCCTGGCCCCGGCGCTGGCGGCGGCGGGTCTGCCGGCCACGCTGGTCGCCGCCCTCGACGACGCCGACCAGGACGCGCTGATCCGGGCCGAGACCGAGGAGGCGCTCGCCCTCACGGGACGCGACGTCGGGACCCCGATCCTGCACGTCGAGCCGCCCCAGGGCACGGCGTTCTTCGGCCCGGTGATCAGCCGGCTCCCCAGCCCCGAGGACGCCGTCGCGCTGTGGGACCACGTCGTCGGGCTGGCGCGGTTCCCCGGGTTCACCGAGCTCAAGCGCAGCCTGCGGGAGCGCCCGCAGCTGCCCGCGTTCGGGGTGGTGGCCGGGGCGGTCGGGCAGCAGGAGGACTGGCACGGCGGGAGCCGTCGACAGCACGGCTGA
- a CDS encoding gluconokinase, whose protein sequence is MSAPSDRGGRVPLDRAQGPFVLALDIGSTGSRGDVYDAAGQPVEGNRHKVPHAFAAGGDGTSVLDADAVVGEVEEILDALAVSRLAGRVGGVAIDTFASSLVGVTADGRACTPCFTYADSRCGAQVVALREELDEAAVHQRTGTRLHSSYLAPRLRWLRETDPETFRQARRWISLGEYVYLRLAGVTAAGTATAAWTGLLDRRTGAWDPELVAAAGVDVEQLSEVRDPSAPLRDVAASVASRWPALVGAAWFPAVADGLSSNVGVGAVDGSAMAASAATSGAMRVLVHHVPDELPSGLWCYRVDASRSLLGGAVNDVGRAVTWLESTIRLAAGASLDTVAAAEPGPGAPLVLPYFSGERATGWAANARATLTGVSAATTGSEVARGVLEGVAISYARIADQLRSVSGPASTILASGRVAQDVPSFLQILADVLAAPVVPVTTKRATLRGTALLALEVLAPDVERVGPAVGETLTPVEGRAEYYRGRREAYQGLYAAVVG, encoded by the coding sequence GTGAGCGCGCCGTCGGACCGGGGCGGGCGGGTGCCGCTCGACCGGGCGCAGGGGCCGTTCGTCCTCGCACTGGACATCGGCTCCACCGGGAGCCGCGGCGACGTCTACGACGCGGCCGGGCAGCCGGTCGAGGGGAACCGGCACAAGGTGCCGCATGCGTTCGCCGCCGGCGGCGACGGCACCTCCGTCCTCGACGCGGACGCCGTGGTCGGTGAGGTGGAGGAGATCCTCGACGCGCTCGCCGTCTCCCGGCTCGCGGGTCGGGTCGGCGGGGTCGCGATCGACACCTTCGCCTCGTCGCTGGTCGGGGTCACGGCGGACGGCCGGGCCTGCACGCCGTGCTTCACCTACGCCGACTCGCGCTGCGGTGCCCAGGTCGTCGCACTCCGGGAGGAGCTCGACGAGGCCGCGGTCCACCAGCGGACCGGGACCCGCCTGCACTCCAGCTACCTGGCGCCGCGGCTGCGCTGGCTGCGGGAGACCGACCCCGAGACGTTCCGCCAGGCGCGGCGCTGGATATCGCTGGGGGAGTACGTCTACCTCCGGCTGGCCGGCGTGACCGCCGCCGGGACCGCGACGGCGGCCTGGACCGGGCTGCTCGACCGGCGGACGGGGGCCTGGGACCCCGAGCTGGTCGCCGCAGCCGGGGTCGACGTCGAGCAGCTGTCGGAGGTGCGGGACCCCTCGGCCCCGCTGCGGGACGTCGCGGCGTCGGTGGCGTCGCGGTGGCCCGCGCTGGTCGGGGCCGCGTGGTTCCCGGCGGTCGCCGACGGGCTGTCGAGCAACGTCGGCGTCGGGGCGGTCGACGGCTCGGCGATGGCCGCGTCGGCCGCGACGAGCGGCGCGATGCGCGTGCTGGTGCACCACGTGCCGGACGAGCTGCCGTCCGGGCTGTGGTGCTACCGCGTCGACGCGTCGCGCTCGCTGCTCGGCGGCGCGGTCAACGACGTCGGCCGGGCGGTGACCTGGCTGGAGTCGACGATCCGGCTCGCGGCCGGTGCCTCCCTCGACACGGTGGCGGCGGCGGAGCCGGGGCCGGGTGCGCCGCTGGTCCTGCCGTACTTCTCCGGGGAGCGGGCGACCGGCTGGGCGGCGAACGCCCGGGCGACGCTGACCGGGGTCTCGGCGGCGACCACCGGGTCTGAGGTGGCCCGCGGGGTCCTGGAGGGTGTGGCGATCTCCTACGCCCGGATCGCCGACCAGCTGCGGTCGGTGTCGGGGCCGGCGTCGACGATCCTGGCCAGCGGCCGGGTGGCCCAGGACGTGCCGTCGTTCCTGCAGATCCTGGCCGACGTGCTGGCGGCTCCGGTGGTGCCGGTGACGACGAAGCGGGCCACGCTGCGCGGGACGGCGTTGCTGGCGCTGGAGGTGCTCGCACCCGACGTCGAGCGGGTGGGCCCGGCGGTGGGGGAGACGCTGACGCCCGTCGAGGGGCGGGCGGAGTACTACCGGGGCCGGCGGGAGGCGTACCAGGGGCTCTACGCGGCGGTGGTGGGGTAG
- a CDS encoding phosphodiester glycosidase family protein — protein sequence MPTSRSCRLGVSLVTVAVLVSPAAGAPAAAAAPTRPPASAAELPLGPAGLGEQRTRTAVQPGVTLTTIVRGAVDPAAVWTVELAIPGGPTSPDPDAPPAALSDRASADGLAARVRSAGFDPRVEEVVTAPTADDAGGSLGWRVRVGGEAMKAGADALLARLAAAGFTGSSRYTGWDGGSTARGPWQVRVLTIDPRRFSGSLVASYGPDLERRETTSALARTAGATAATNAGYFVLDPKAGAPGDPAGVGVYDGRLLSETVGRRPALVLHEDARRTAVERLRWTGSVARDGRRLVLDGIDRVPGLIRNCGGTADDAPTARPRHDVTCTDDEELVVFTPQFGASTPVGAGAEVVLDRRSRVVAVRASRGVALAQGQRSVQATGDLAPRLTALARVGQRLRVTTGLQGSGHRLLRPGSGAFVVNGGPELVREGRVHVTARADGFVQPSTSVYYGFSHQRNPRTFAGVDRAGRTLIATVDGRSTTSLGTSIVETAALARALGMREAVNLDGGGSTTMVTGGQVVNSPSDATGERPVGDALLVLPRAASHR from the coding sequence GTGCCCACCTCCCGGTCCTGCCGTCTCGGTGTCTCCCTGGTCACCGTCGCCGTCCTCGTGTCGCCCGCCGCCGGGGCCCCGGCCGCGGCGGCCGCACCCACCCGCCCGCCGGCTTCCGCGGCTGAGCTCCCCCTCGGCCCGGCCGGGCTGGGCGAGCAGCGGACCAGGACCGCCGTGCAACCCGGCGTCACCCTCACCACCATCGTCCGCGGGGCGGTCGACCCGGCGGCCGTCTGGACGGTCGAGCTCGCCATCCCTGGGGGTCCCACCTCGCCGGACCCCGACGCGCCGCCGGCCGCGCTCTCCGACCGGGCGAGCGCGGACGGGCTGGCCGCCCGCGTGCGCAGCGCGGGCTTCGACCCCCGCGTCGAGGAGGTGGTCACGGCGCCCACCGCCGACGACGCCGGCGGCAGCCTGGGCTGGCGGGTGCGGGTGGGCGGTGAGGCCATGAAGGCCGGCGCCGACGCCCTGCTGGCCCGGCTGGCCGCCGCCGGCTTCACCGGCAGCAGCCGCTACACCGGCTGGGACGGCGGCTCGACCGCGCGCGGTCCGTGGCAGGTCCGGGTGCTCACCATCGACCCGCGCCGGTTCTCCGGGTCCCTCGTCGCCTCCTACGGTCCCGACCTGGAGCGGCGCGAGACGACCAGCGCGCTGGCCCGGACCGCCGGGGCGACCGCGGCGACGAACGCGGGCTACTTCGTGCTCGACCCGAAGGCGGGCGCGCCCGGTGACCCGGCCGGCGTCGGGGTCTACGACGGCCGGCTGCTGAGCGAGACCGTCGGCCGTCGGCCCGCCCTGGTGCTGCACGAGGACGCCCGGCGCACGGCGGTGGAGCGTCTGCGGTGGACGGGCTCGGTCGCGCGCGACGGCCGGCGCCTGGTCCTGGACGGCATCGACCGGGTGCCCGGGCTGATCCGCAACTGCGGCGGCACCGCCGACGACGCGCCGACGGCGCGGCCCCGGCACGACGTCACCTGCACCGACGACGAGGAGCTGGTGGTGTTCACGCCGCAGTTCGGCGCGAGCACTCCCGTCGGTGCGGGCGCCGAGGTGGTCCTCGACCGGCGCTCGCGGGTCGTCGCGGTCCGGGCGTCCCGCGGGGTCGCGCTCGCGCAGGGTCAGCGCTCGGTGCAGGCCACCGGCGACCTGGCGCCGCGGCTGACCGCGCTCGCCCGCGTCGGGCAGCGGCTGCGGGTGACCACGGGGCTGCAGGGGTCCGGTCACCGGCTCCTCCGGCCGGGCTCGGGCGCGTTCGTCGTCAACGGCGGTCCGGAGCTGGTGCGCGAGGGCCGGGTGCACGTGACGGCGCGGGCCGACGGCTTCGTCCAGCCGTCGACGAGCGTCTACTACGGCTTCAGCCACCAGCGGAACCCGCGCACCTTCGCCGGCGTCGACCGGGCCGGCCGGACCCTGATCGCGACCGTCGACGGCCGCAGCACCACCAGCCTGGGCACGAGCATCGTCGAGACCGCCGCCCTGGCCCGGGCGCTGGGGATGCGCGAGGCGGTCAACCTGGACGGCGGCGGCTCCACGACGATGGTCACCGGCGGTCAGGTGGTCAACAGCCCGTCCGACGCCACCGGTGAGCGGCCGGTCGGCGACGCGCTGCTGGTCCTGCCGCGGGCGGCGTCGCACCGGTGA
- a CDS encoding 3-keto-disaccharide hydrolase yields the protein MTPTEPTGESIALFDGESLRGWHAVPRLPVPREPGGPQPDRDTDGYRRALTSTGDWTVEDGAVVGRQSVPGEGAYLLTDATYGDVELTFEARPDWPADTGLLLRATPLGSQGFQVLLDHRKSGNIGGFYGNGIGGVHAINFTLDVRRDADGRPDGLVVEDPATTLEPLTDDKRAHLRAAATGEEFLRAWRWDDWNAFRVRCVGRLPVLTTWVNGVLVAELDTATLDDPHWHPEAVAELLGPAGHIALEVHDNDPGMGADRWGPGAACRWRRLRVTPL from the coding sequence GTGACCCCGACCGAGCCGACCGGCGAGTCGATCGCCCTGTTCGACGGCGAGAGCCTCCGCGGCTGGCACGCCGTGCCGCGGCTGCCCGTCCCCCGTGAGCCGGGCGGACCGCAGCCGGACCGGGACACCGACGGCTACCGCCGCGCGCTGACCAGCACCGGCGACTGGACGGTCGAGGACGGCGCGGTCGTCGGCCGGCAGAGCGTCCCGGGTGAGGGCGCCTACCTGCTGACCGACGCCACCTACGGCGACGTCGAGCTGACCTTCGAGGCCCGCCCCGACTGGCCCGCCGACACGGGCCTCCTGCTCCGCGCGACCCCCCTCGGCTCCCAGGGCTTCCAGGTGCTGCTGGACCACCGCAAGTCGGGCAACATCGGCGGCTTCTACGGCAACGGCATCGGCGGCGTGCACGCGATCAACTTCACCCTCGACGTCCGTCGGGACGCCGACGGCCGGCCGGACGGGCTGGTCGTCGAGGACCCGGCGACCACCCTGGAGCCGCTCACCGACGACAAGCGCGCCCACCTCCGGGCCGCGGCGACGGGCGAGGAGTTCCTCCGGGCCTGGCGCTGGGACGACTGGAACGCGTTCCGGGTCCGCTGCGTCGGCCGCCTGCCGGTCCTCACGACCTGGGTCAACGGGGTGCTGGTCGCCGAGCTGGACACCGCGACGCTGGACGACCCGCACTGGCACCCGGAGGCGGTGGCCGAGCTGCTGGGCCCTGCCGGCCACATCGCTCTCGAGGTCCACGACAACGACCCCGGGATGGGCGCCGACCGGTGGGGACCGGGCGCGGCCTGCCGCTGGCGCCGGCTCCGCGTCACCCCGCTCTGA
- a CDS encoding DUF2891 family protein: MPDDAAGWRGSADAWARTVLRVLGTAHPYAAGHVSAGPDDLTVDPRRLHPAFWGSFDWHSSVHMQWSAVRLLTLAPEHLADATRRDLVELLDERLTPAALGVEAAYLRDHPSWERPYGWAWTVALAAAVAGCPRPEAERWSAGLAPLSTVVAEHLLGWLPRLDHPVRHGVHANTAFALALLHEAYGALGRADVVAAVAEAGRRWFVGDRDYPAAWEPSGSDFLSPALCEADLVRRLLPSAAFGPWLAAFLPGLGGPDDPLLAVPEVRDPTDGQSVHLVGLALSRAWQLRLLTPHLPAGVQPQVASAAAQQEAAATAQIVAGDFMATHWLVSFALLAATAATDGMITS, translated from the coding sequence ATGCCCGACGACGCCGCCGGCTGGCGGGGCTCCGCCGACGCGTGGGCGCGAACCGTCCTCCGGGTCCTCGGCACGGCGCACCCCTACGCGGCCGGGCACGTCAGCGCAGGCCCGGACGACCTCACCGTCGACCCGCGCCGGCTGCACCCCGCCTTCTGGGGCAGCTTCGACTGGCACTCCTCGGTGCACATGCAGTGGTCCGCCGTCCGCCTGCTGACCCTGGCCCCCGAGCACCTCGCCGACGCGACGCGGCGGGACCTGGTGGAGCTCCTCGACGAGCGGCTGACGCCCGCCGCGCTCGGGGTCGAGGCCGCCTACCTGCGCGACCACCCGTCCTGGGAGCGGCCCTACGGCTGGGCGTGGACGGTGGCGCTGGCCGCGGCGGTGGCGGGCTGCCCCCGGCCGGAGGCGGAGCGCTGGTCCGCGGGGCTCGCACCGCTCAGCACGGTGGTGGCCGAGCACCTGCTCGGCTGGCTACCCCGGCTGGACCACCCCGTCCGGCACGGTGTGCACGCCAACACCGCCTTCGCCCTGGCCCTGCTGCACGAGGCGTACGGCGCGCTCGGCCGGGCCGACGTCGTGGCGGCGGTGGCTGAGGCGGGGCGCCGCTGGTTCGTCGGCGACCGGGACTACCCCGCGGCGTGGGAGCCGAGCGGCAGCGACTTCCTCTCCCCGGCCCTGTGCGAGGCGGACCTCGTGCGCCGACTGCTGCCCTCGGCCGCGTTCGGGCCGTGGCTGGCCGCCTTCCTGCCCGGGCTGGGCGGTCCGGACGACCCGCTCCTGGCCGTGCCGGAAGTGCGGGACCCCACCGACGGCCAGTCCGTGCACCTGGTCGGCCTGGCGCTCTCCCGGGCCTGGCAGCTGCGGCTGCTCACCCCCCACCTGCCCGCCGGGGTCCAGCCGCAGGTCGCGTCGGCGGCCGCCCAGCAGGAGGCGGCCGCGACCGCGCAGATCGTCGCCGGGGACTTCATGGCGACCCACTGGCTGGTGTCCTTCGCCCTGCTCGCCGCCACGGCGGCGACGGACGGCATGATCACCTCCTGA
- a CDS encoding alpha-hydroxy-acid oxidizing protein, which produces MSAASPDDRPAGPTRGQGAGRARQNAIYRAGVLGRKPAVPTDAEELERRARRAMSRTAWAYVAGGAGSGTTMRHNREAFERHRIVPRMLHGVVERDLSTTLLGVRHRAPLLVAPVGAADLLRPDSDVLIAEGARSAGVGYVLSNQGGSPMERTAAAMGTTPFWYQLYWSSDEALVDSLIGRAEASGAGALVVTLDTTVLGWRPQDLDRGSLPFARGLGLAQYTSDPRFAALVRERLEAATTAAGRAPVTLGALRSLWSISRHHPGPLLANLRSPEPRAAVQTFLDVYSNPALSWDHLATLRDRTSLPVLLKGVLHPDDARRALDLGVDGLVVSNHGGRQVDRSIASLDALVAIRAAVGAGPTLLLDSGIRSGTDLFVALALGADACLLGRPHLYGLALAGADGVRQVLENLLAELELTMALTGADAVGGITRKLLQP; this is translated from the coding sequence ATGAGCGCAGCGTCACCGGACGACCGCCCCGCCGGCCCGACCCGGGGCCAGGGCGCCGGCCGTGCGCGGCAGAACGCGATCTACCGGGCCGGGGTGCTCGGCCGGAAGCCGGCCGTCCCCACCGACGCCGAGGAGCTCGAGCGCCGGGCCCGGCGGGCCATGAGCCGGACGGCCTGGGCCTACGTGGCGGGCGGCGCCGGGAGCGGCACGACGATGCGGCACAACCGCGAGGCGTTCGAGCGCCACCGGATCGTGCCGCGGATGCTGCACGGCGTCGTCGAGCGCGACCTCAGCACCACGCTGCTCGGCGTCCGGCACCGCGCACCGCTGCTGGTGGCCCCGGTCGGGGCGGCCGACCTCCTCCGCCCCGACAGCGACGTGCTCATCGCGGAGGGCGCGCGGTCGGCCGGCGTCGGCTACGTCCTCTCCAACCAGGGCGGCAGCCCGATGGAGCGGACGGCCGCGGCGATGGGCACCACGCCGTTCTGGTACCAGCTCTACTGGTCGAGCGACGAGGCCCTCGTCGACTCGTTGATCGGCCGGGCCGAGGCGAGCGGGGCGGGCGCGCTGGTCGTCACCCTCGACACCACCGTGCTGGGCTGGCGGCCGCAGGACCTCGACCGGGGCTCGTTGCCGTTCGCCCGCGGGCTCGGTCTGGCCCAGTACACCTCCGACCCGCGCTTCGCCGCGCTGGTCCGCGAGCGCCTGGAGGCAGCGACGACGGCGGCCGGACGCGCCCCGGTCACCCTGGGCGCCCTGCGCAGCCTCTGGTCGATCAGCCGCCACCACCCGGGCCCGCTGCTGGCCAACCTCCGCTCGCCCGAGCCGCGCGCCGCCGTCCAGACCTTCCTCGACGTCTACTCCAACCCCGCCCTCTCCTGGGACCACCTGGCCACCCTGCGCGACCGCACCTCCCTGCCCGTGCTGCTGAAGGGCGTCCTGCACCCCGACGACGCCCGCCGCGCCCTCGACCTCGGGGTCGACGGCCTCGTCGTCTCCAACCACGGCGGCCGCCAGGTCGACCGCAGCATCGCCTCGCTGGACGCCCTCGTCGCCATCCGCGCCGCCGTCGGAGCCGGGCCGACCCTGCTGCTGGACAGCGGCATCCGCTCCGGAACCGACCTGTTCGTCGCGCTCGCCCTCGGTGCCGACGCCTGCCTGCTCGGCCGCCCCCACCTCTACGGGCTGGCGCTCGCCGGGGCCGACGGCGTCCGCCAGGTGCTGGAGAACCTCCTCGCCGAGCTGGAGCTGACCATGGCGCTGACCGGCGCCGACGCCGTCGGAGGCATCACCCGGAAGCTCCTGCAGCCCTGA
- a CDS encoding methylenetetrahydrofolate reductase C-terminal domain-containing protein, with product MRPERGGPTEACPKHMVHGPCGGVGTDGSCELGDRRCSFVDVPVVPRHPLAGPAGPAGTPRPTDLRDLLRQGRVVVADLPAAALDAGSLTAVGNLLRSTVHAVLAGDSPRSRVQFPPAYRAALVRAAGLRAWTGLTCRDRNRVALEGELAALAHLGVDAVHCVTGDHPALGSRADAAAVFDLDSTQLAELAVGAGLLTSVGESPTAPPTAHRAARLVEKLGTGAEVCFVNHCGGAGPVRVFVEHVHDLGAHPWFLPCVPVVVDVASAALLASFPGLVLPPGHLDRILGARDPREAGIASAVELSEALLAVPGVAGVNLSGGSAPGQELPFAEALAEIGRRLGVDA from the coding sequence CTGAGGCCCGAGCGGGGAGGCCCGACCGAGGCCTGCCCCAAGCACATGGTCCACGGGCCCTGCGGGGGTGTCGGGACGGACGGCAGCTGCGAGCTGGGCGACCGCCGCTGCTCCTTCGTCGACGTCCCGGTCGTGCCCCGGCACCCGCTCGCCGGCCCCGCAGGTCCCGCCGGGACGCCGCGCCCCACCGACCTGCGCGACCTGCTCCGCCAGGGCCGCGTCGTGGTCGCCGACCTGCCGGCCGCCGCGCTCGACGCCGGCTCCCTCACCGCCGTCGGCAACCTCCTCCGCAGCACCGTCCACGCCGTCCTGGCCGGCGACTCCCCGCGCAGCCGGGTCCAGTTCCCACCCGCCTACCGGGCGGCCCTCGTCCGCGCCGCCGGCCTCCGCGCCTGGACCGGCCTCACCTGCCGGGACCGGAACCGCGTCGCGCTCGAGGGCGAGCTCGCCGCCCTGGCCCACCTCGGCGTCGACGCCGTGCACTGCGTCACCGGCGACCACCCGGCGCTCGGCTCGCGCGCCGACGCGGCCGCCGTCTTCGACCTCGACTCCACCCAGCTCGCCGAGCTCGCCGTCGGCGCGGGGCTGCTCACCTCGGTCGGCGAGTCCCCGACCGCTCCCCCGACGGCGCACCGGGCGGCCCGGCTGGTCGAGAAGCTCGGCACCGGGGCGGAGGTCTGCTTCGTCAACCACTGCGGCGGCGCGGGGCCGGTGCGGGTCTTCGTCGAGCACGTGCACGACCTCGGCGCCCACCCGTGGTTCCTGCCCTGCGTGCCGGTCGTCGTCGACGTGGCCAGCGCCGCGCTGCTCGCCTCGTTCCCCGGGCTGGTCCTGCCGCCCGGCCACCTCGACCGCATCCTGGGCGCGCGCGACCCGCGGGAGGCGGGGATCGCGTCCGCCGTCGAGCTCAGCGAGGCGCTGCTCGCGGTTCCGGGCGTCGCCGGGGTCAACCTGTCCGGCGGCAGCGCACCTGGCCAGGAGCTGCCCTTCGCCGAGGCGCTGGCCGAGATCGGCCGCCGGCTCGGGGTCGACGCGTGA
- a CDS encoding GntR family transcriptional regulator, with amino-acid sequence MTSPTAGLHAPSLVEVAVRQLRAEILAGELRPGQRLIEDQISLRFDISRGPLREALRLLTQQGLVEHAPRRGVRVTELSDTDVAQLFGIRLALEQHAVRSVFPRPVPPGDAELAGLHRWLDRMRDAEQDGDALTKDDAHRAFHAAVVALAGNRQLDLALEPVLLKLQRPMALNLRREAQALGPDEGLARHQRIIDALRSNDLDRILHELEHHGTRRFLPASLLASRAE; translated from the coding sequence GTGACCTCACCCACCGCCGGACTCCACGCCCCGAGCCTGGTCGAGGTCGCCGTCCGCCAGCTGCGGGCCGAGATCCTGGCCGGCGAGCTGCGGCCGGGACAGCGGCTGATCGAGGACCAGATCAGCCTGCGGTTCGACATCAGCCGGGGGCCGCTGCGGGAGGCTCTCCGGCTGCTGACCCAGCAGGGCCTCGTCGAGCACGCGCCCCGCCGCGGCGTGCGGGTCACCGAGCTGAGCGACACCGACGTGGCGCAGCTCTTCGGCATCCGCCTCGCCCTGGAGCAGCACGCCGTGCGGTCGGTGTTCCCGCGGCCGGTCCCCCCCGGCGACGCCGAGCTCGCCGGGCTGCACCGCTGGCTCGACCGCATGCGCGATGCGGAACAGGACGGGGACGCGCTGACCAAGGACGACGCCCACCGGGCCTTCCACGCCGCGGTCGTCGCCCTGGCCGGCAACCGGCAGCTGGACCTCGCCCTCGAACCCGTCCTGCTGAAGCTGCAGCGGCCGATGGCCCTGAACCTGCGGCGCGAGGCGCAGGCGCTCGGTCCGGACGAGGGCCTGGCCCGGCACCAGCGGATCATCGACGCGCTCCGCTCCAACGACCTCGACCGGATCCTGCACGAGCTCGAGCACCACGGCACCCGGCGGTTCCTCCCCGCCTCGCTCCTGGCGTCACGGGCGGAATAA
- a CDS encoding allophanate hydrolase yields the protein MGMTAAPAAETGTGPSIGPTVAALLGDHRSGRSTPTETLRRTLDLVEARGSDGTWITVVDRPTALARAAALEADAEARLLPLYGVPFGVKDSIDVAGWPTTLACPAYAYTATTTAPVVQRLLDAGAVLVGKTNLDQFATGLNGTRTPYPVPRSVYGGDLISGGSSSGSAVAVAVGEVPFAVATDTAGSGRVPPALNGVLGFKPSRGLLSTVGLVPACRSLDCISLIGTAVEDLRTVFGVMVGLDERDPWTRPRVRWTSSVEDLVVGLPDPAELSFFGDAPMAAAHHAARARVQELFGTSTPSLQPFLQAGELLYSGPWVAERLVEFGDFLAEHPDDVLPVVGQIISGGGRFSAADVFRAQYRLAELRAVVARVFTRTDVLVLPTVGTTFTVPEVLADPVTTNTVLGHYTHFANLLDLCAVAVPAGLTADGRPASLMVLGPALSDDQVLAVAARIALTD from the coding sequence ATGGGGATGACAGCAGCGCCGGCGGCCGAGACGGGGACGGGTCCGAGCATCGGACCGACGGTCGCCGCGCTGCTGGGGGACCACCGCTCCGGCCGCAGCACCCCGACGGAGACCCTGCGCCGGACCCTCGACCTCGTCGAGGCCCGCGGGTCCGACGGCACGTGGATCACGGTCGTCGACCGCCCGACCGCCCTCGCCCGGGCCGCCGCGCTGGAGGCGGACGCCGAGGCACGACTCCTGCCCCTGTACGGCGTCCCGTTCGGGGTCAAGGACAGCATCGACGTCGCCGGCTGGCCCACCACGCTGGCCTGCCCGGCCTACGCCTACACCGCGACGACCACGGCCCCCGTGGTGCAGCGGCTGCTCGACGCCGGTGCGGTGCTGGTGGGCAAGACCAACCTCGACCAGTTCGCGACCGGGCTCAACGGCACCCGGACGCCGTACCCGGTGCCCCGGAGCGTGTACGGCGGGGACCTGATCTCGGGCGGGTCCAGCTCCGGCTCGGCCGTGGCCGTGGCCGTGGGGGAGGTGCCGTTCGCGGTGGCCACGGACACGGCCGGGTCCGGGCGCGTGCCGCCGGCCCTGAACGGGGTCCTCGGCTTCAAGCCGTCCCGCGGCCTGCTGAGCACGGTCGGTCTGGTGCCCGCCTGCCGGTCCCTGGACTGCATCAGCCTGATCGGCACCGCGGTCGAGGACCTCCGGACGGTCTTCGGCGTGATGGTCGGGCTGGACGAACGGGACCCGTGGACCCGGCCCCGGGTGCGCTGGACGTCGTCGGTGGAGGACCTGGTCGTCGGCCTCCCCGACCCGGCCGAGCTCTCCTTCTTCGGCGACGCCCCGATGGCGGCGGCCCACCACGCGGCCCGCGCCCGCGTGCAGGAGCTCTTCGGCACCAGCACGCCGAGCCTGCAGCCGTTCCTGCAGGCCGGCGAGCTGCTCTACTCCGGACCCTGGGTCGCGGAGCGGCTGGTCGAGTTCGGCGACTTCCTCGCCGAGCACCCCGACGACGTGCTGCCCGTCGTCGGTCAGATCATCAGCGGGGGCGGCCGGTTCAGCGCCGCCGACGTCTTCCGCGCCCAGTACCGGCTCGCCGAGCTGCGCGCGGTGGTCGCCCGCGTCTTCACCCGGACGGACGTGCTCGTCCTCCCCACCGTGGGCACCACCTTCACCGTCCCCGAGGTGCTGGCCGACCCGGTCACGACCAACACGGTGCTCGGGCACTACACCCACTTCGCGAACCTGCTCGACCTGTGCGCCGTCGCGGTCCCCGCCGGTCTCACCGCCGACGGCCGCCCGGCCAGCCTGATGGTCCTCGGACCCGCCCTGAGCGACGACCAGGTGCTGGCCGTCGCGGCCCGCATCGCCCTCACCGACTGA